A window of Bacillus sp. E(2018) contains these coding sequences:
- the spoIIR gene encoding stage II sporulation protein R has protein sequence MKKRNHFFILVLISLAVMFLFFETQTKVANATMNASVKIPEESIRLRILANSNTDADQKLKREIRDEVNAQITTWVDELSSISEAREIIRKQLPTIEKIVQSKLDEAGLEKTFSVELNKVAFPTKMYGDFIYPAGQYEAVLITLGEGEGKNWWCVLFPPLCFLDFENGDAVKENKGGKGEVVDTAADAEEAETNEAEEIETKFFVVEIFDSLFSFVGSLFS, from the coding sequence ATGAAAAAGCGCAATCATTTCTTTATTCTAGTTCTTATCTCTTTAGCGGTGATGTTCTTATTTTTTGAAACACAAACCAAGGTGGCGAACGCAACAATGAACGCCTCTGTTAAAATACCTGAAGAATCAATCAGACTTCGCATTCTAGCAAACAGCAATACGGATGCTGATCAAAAGCTGAAGCGTGAGATTCGTGATGAAGTGAATGCCCAGATCACAACTTGGGTGGATGAGTTATCATCGATATCTGAAGCACGTGAAATCATTCGTAAACAACTGCCAACGATTGAAAAGATTGTTCAAAGTAAGCTGGATGAAGCAGGCTTAGAGAAGACGTTTTCTGTAGAGTTAAACAAAGTGGCTTTTCCTACTAAAATGTACGGTGACTTCATCTATCCGGCAGGACAATATGAAGCGGTACTGATCACACTTGGTGAAGGTGAAGGAAAGAACTGGTGGTGTGTGCTCTTCCCGCCATTATGCTTCCTAGACTTTGAAAATGGCGATGCTGTAAAAGAGAACAAAGGTGGCAAAGGTGAGGTAGTGGATACAGCTGCTGATGCGGAAGAAGCTGAAACAAATGAAGCAGAAGAAATAGAGACA
- a CDS encoding LacI family DNA-binding transcriptional regulator: MVTIRDVAKRSGVSVATVSRVLNANGYVHEDTRKKVMAAVAELKYSPNEVARSLYKKKSKLVGLLLPDITNPFFPQLARGVEDEMQKGGYRILFGNSDENAEKELDYLNTFMQNNVVGIISATNNKAKNNYQNLSIPVVFLDRTSTDYPSVYADGKEGGRMAAEEIVKRGSKRITILKGPTHIQPAQDRFQGALEVLSQSNIDFHVMSTTSFAFEDAEKWAKELFTTYPDTDGVLASNDIVATAVLHEALRLGKSIPEELQIIGFDDIPQSSLLFPSLSTIRQPAYEMGKEAAQLLVKIIHQEKIQQQQVQLPVTFIDRNTTRKVDKNG, encoded by the coding sequence TTGGTTACGATTCGTGATGTGGCAAAGAGATCAGGTGTATCGGTTGCGACGGTATCTCGCGTTTTAAATGCTAATGGATACGTTCATGAAGATACACGCAAAAAAGTGATGGCTGCTGTTGCTGAGCTGAAGTATAGCCCAAACGAAGTCGCCCGTTCCCTCTATAAAAAGAAATCCAAACTGGTGGGCTTGTTGCTGCCAGACATCACGAACCCCTTCTTTCCACAGCTGGCAAGAGGTGTAGAAGATGAAATGCAAAAAGGCGGGTATCGTATTCTTTTCGGAAACAGTGATGAGAATGCGGAAAAAGAGCTCGATTATTTAAACACGTTTATGCAAAACAATGTGGTCGGCATCATCTCGGCTACGAATAATAAAGCAAAGAACAACTATCAAAATCTATCCATTCCTGTAGTCTTTCTAGACCGAACATCGACTGATTATCCATCGGTGTATGCAGATGGAAAAGAAGGCGGAAGAATGGCTGCAGAAGAGATCGTGAAAAGAGGCAGCAAACGGATCACGATTTTAAAAGGTCCCACGCACATTCAGCCTGCTCAAGACCGTTTTCAAGGTGCGTTAGAAGTTTTAAGTCAATCGAACATTGATTTTCATGTGATGTCGACAACTTCTTTTGCCTTTGAAGATGCAGAGAAATGGGCGAAAGAACTTTTTACAACCTATCCTGATACGGATGGTGTGTTAGCGAGCAATGATATTGTGGCCACAGCTGTCTTACATGAAGCGCTTCGTCTCGGAAAATCCATTCCGGAAGAACTGCAGATCATTGGGTTTGATGATATCCCACAGAGCAGCTTGTTGTTTCCTTCCCTTTCTACCATCCGCCAGCCGGCTTATGAGATGGGTAAAGAAGCGGCACAATTGCTTGTGAAAATTATTCACCAAGAAAAAATTCAACAACAGCAAGTTCAACTACCTGTTACATTTATAGATCGAAACACAACAAGAAAGGTTGATAAAAATGGTTAA
- the rbsK gene encoding ribokinase, which yields MVKIVVIGSSSMDLVVTSDQRPGAGETVLGRSFKTVPGGKGANQAVAAARLGAEVYMIGCVGDDHYGEAILENFKQNGVDVTNVEPVTDTESGTAHIILAEGDNSIVVVKGANDHVTPHYVKKSEPLIKQANMILVQQEIPEETVEYVSELCKELDVPLLLNPAPARPLSKKVIDSASYITPNEHEAAVLFDGLSTESALKQYPNKVFITEGKNGARYFNGEKEITVSSYTVEVTDTTGAGDTFNAALAVALAEGKNVTESLQFANRAASLSVTKFGAQGGMPNRSEVEASL from the coding sequence ATGGTTAAAATTGTAGTCATCGGAAGCTCGTCCATGGATTTAGTTGTTACATCTGATCAACGTCCAGGAGCTGGAGAAACTGTTTTGGGACGTTCCTTTAAAACCGTGCCCGGGGGAAAAGGAGCGAATCAAGCAGTCGCAGCGGCTCGTCTTGGCGCTGAGGTTTACATGATCGGATGTGTAGGTGACGACCATTATGGAGAGGCCATTCTAGAGAACTTTAAACAAAACGGTGTTGATGTAACGAATGTGGAACCGGTTACAGATACAGAGAGTGGTACAGCTCATATCATTTTAGCTGAAGGGGATAACAGCATCGTCGTCGTTAAAGGCGCAAACGATCATGTCACACCCCATTATGTGAAGAAATCAGAACCGCTCATCAAACAAGCGAATATGATACTCGTTCAGCAAGAAATTCCTGAAGAAACGGTTGAATATGTTAGTGAGCTTTGTAAGGAGCTTGATGTTCCGTTGTTATTAAACCCAGCTCCTGCTCGCCCACTCTCTAAGAAAGTGATCGACTCTGCAAGCTATATTACACCGAACGAACATGAAGCGGCCGTTCTTTTTGATGGTCTATCAACTGAGTCAGCCCTAAAACAGTATCCGAACAAAGTGTTTATAACTGAAGGAAAGAACGGCGCTCGTTATTTTAATGGTGAAAAAGAGATCACCGTTTCCTCGTATACAGTTGAAGTAACAGATACAACAGGCGCAGGTGATACGTTCAATGCCGCTCTAGCCGTTGCTTTAGCTGAAGGAAAGAACGTCACTGAAAGTCTGCAGTTCGCCAATCGAGCCGCTTCCCTTTCTGTTACAAAATTCGGTGCTCAAGGCGGCATGCCGAATCGATCAGAAGTGGAGGCATCTCTATGA
- the rbsD gene encoding D-ribose pyranase: MKRHGILNSHISKVLSDLGHTDLIVIADAGLPIPSDVPRIDLALTLGVPSFTDVVSAVSEDMVVEQVILASEIKEKNEETLTFMNETFSETEQKFVSHEAFKQLTKQAKVVIRTGEVTPYANCILQAGVIF, translated from the coding sequence ATGAAACGACATGGCATCTTAAACAGTCATATCTCTAAAGTATTAAGTGATCTCGGACATACAGACCTTATCGTGATCGCTGATGCTGGCCTTCCGATTCCTAGCGATGTTCCGCGAATTGATCTCGCACTTACGCTCGGTGTACCGAGCTTTACAGATGTTGTTTCTGCAGTTTCAGAGGATATGGTCGTGGAACAAGTGATACTCGCCAGTGAGATCAAAGAGAAGAACGAAGAAACGTTAACGTTTATGAACGAGACTTTTTCTGAAACAGAACAAAAATTCGTTTCTCATGAAGCGTTCAAACAATTAACCAAGCAGGCAAAAGTAGTCATTCGTACGGGTGAAGTGACACCATATGCCAACTGTATCCTGCAAGCAGGGGTAATCTTCTAA
- a CDS encoding sugar ABC transporter ATP-binding protein translates to MHIQMNDIFKAFGANQVLSGVHFDLQPGEVHALMGENGAGKSTLMNILTGLHKRDSGTIQIDGQERYFDNPKEAEKHGVAFIHQELNVWPDMTVLDNLFIGKELRSPFGLLRTKEMKALAKKQFERLAVTIPLEKEAGLCSVGQQQMIEIAKALMTNAKVIIMDEPTAALTEREIEKLFDVINALRKEGVSIVYISHRMEEIFAICDRITVMRDGKTVDTKAIAETSFDEVVRKMVGRELTDRFPERNPQVGETVLEVKNATRNGIFEKISFSVRSGEIVGVSGLMGAGRTEIMRALFGLDQLDAGEIWISGQKVSIKNPYEAVKRGIGFITEDRKNEGLVLDFSIRENMALPNLRSFSKNGVIDYKTESDFVDMLIKRLQIKTESSETNAKNLSGGNQQKVVIAKWVGIGPKVLILDEPTRGVDVGAKREIYQLMNELTDRGVAIIMVSSELPEVLGMSDRILVVHEGQISGELTKSEATQERIMTYATGGQ, encoded by the coding sequence TTGCACATTCAAATGAACGACATATTTAAAGCATTTGGTGCCAATCAAGTCTTATCAGGTGTTCACTTCGACCTTCAACCAGGCGAAGTGCATGCTTTAATGGGTGAAAACGGTGCTGGAAAATCCACATTGATGAACATCTTAACCGGTCTTCATAAAAGAGATTCCGGCACCATTCAGATCGACGGACAAGAGCGGTACTTTGATAACCCAAAAGAGGCCGAGAAGCACGGAGTCGCGTTCATACACCAAGAATTGAACGTATGGCCTGATATGACCGTGCTCGATAATCTTTTTATCGGAAAAGAGCTGCGGTCCCCGTTCGGCCTTTTAAGAACAAAAGAAATGAAAGCGTTGGCAAAAAAGCAGTTTGAAAGGTTAGCTGTTACGATTCCACTTGAAAAAGAAGCAGGACTCTGTTCTGTTGGTCAACAGCAGATGATCGAGATCGCGAAGGCGCTTATGACAAACGCCAAGGTGATCATTATGGATGAGCCTACTGCTGCCCTTACAGAGCGTGAGATTGAAAAATTGTTCGATGTGATCAACGCTCTACGAAAAGAAGGTGTTTCGATCGTTTACATCTCACACCGCATGGAAGAAATCTTTGCGATCTGTGACCGGATTACAGTGATGAGGGATGGTAAAACGGTTGATACGAAAGCAATCGCTGAGACTAGCTTTGATGAGGTCGTACGGAAGATGGTCGGCCGTGAGCTTACAGATCGTTTTCCAGAACGAAATCCACAAGTTGGCGAAACTGTCTTAGAAGTAAAGAATGCGACGAGAAATGGAATCTTTGAAAAAATTAGTTTCTCTGTAAGATCCGGTGAGATCGTTGGTGTTTCTGGTCTGATGGGTGCAGGTCGTACCGAGATTATGCGCGCTTTGTTCGGCCTCGATCAGCTTGATGCTGGTGAGATCTGGATCAGCGGTCAGAAGGTTTCTATTAAAAACCCTTACGAAGCCGTAAAACGCGGCATCGGTTTTATTACAGAAGACAGGAAGAACGAAGGCTTGGTGCTCGATTTTTCAATACGTGAAAACATGGCGCTGCCGAACTTACGGAGTTTTTCAAAAAATGGCGTGATCGATTATAAAACAGAGTCTGACTTTGTTGACATGCTCATCAAACGGTTGCAGATTAAGACCGAATCGAGCGAGACGAACGCCAAGAACCTTTCAGGTGGGAACCAGCAAAAAGTAGTCATTGCAAAATGGGTTGGAATCGGACCAAAAGTATTGATTTTGGACGAGCCAACAAGAGGTGTTGACGTTGGTGCGAAGCGTGAGATTTATCAGCTGATGAACGAACTCACCGATCGTGGTGTAGCGATTATCATGGTCTCGTCAGAACTTCCAGAAGTTCTTGGTATGAGTGATCGTATTCTTGTTGTTCACGAAGGACAGATCAGCGGTGAGCTCACGAAAAGCGAAGCAACTCAAGAAAGAATTATGACATATGCAACGGGAGGACAATAA
- the rbsC gene encoding ribose ABC transporter permease RbsC: MKTSPAKVNHVENLMQKLGPLLGLLILVTIVSILNPSFLEPLNLLNLLRQVAINALIAFGMTFVILTGGIDLSVGAILALSSALMAGMIVSGVDPMLAILIGCLLGAAMGAINGLLITKGKMAPFIATLATMTIFRGLTLVYTDGNPITGLGESYMFQLFGRGYFLGIPVPAITMMLAFAAFWVILHKTPFGRKTYAIGGNEKAAIISGIKVTKVKVMIYSLAGLLAALAGAILTSRLNSAQPTAGTSYELDAIAAVVLGGTSLSGGRGLIVGTLIGALIIGTLNNGLNLLGVSSFFQMVVKGIVILIAVLIDRKKAA, from the coding sequence ATGAAAACGTCACCGGCTAAAGTAAATCATGTAGAAAATTTAATGCAAAAACTTGGACCTCTATTAGGGCTCTTGATTCTCGTTACCATCGTATCAATCCTAAATCCTAGTTTTCTAGAACCACTGAATTTATTAAACTTACTGCGCCAAGTCGCCATTAACGCACTCATCGCCTTTGGTATGACATTCGTTATTCTAACGGGTGGAATCGACTTATCTGTTGGTGCCATTCTCGCGTTATCGAGTGCACTGATGGCAGGAATGATCGTATCTGGCGTTGATCCGATGCTGGCGATCTTGATCGGATGTTTGCTAGGTGCTGCAATGGGTGCGATCAACGGCCTATTGATCACAAAAGGAAAAATGGCTCCATTTATCGCTACACTCGCAACGATGACGATTTTCCGTGGATTGACTCTCGTGTATACAGATGGTAATCCGATCACAGGTCTAGGCGAAAGTTATATGTTCCAACTTTTTGGACGAGGTTATTTCTTAGGAATTCCGGTTCCAGCGATCACGATGATGCTTGCATTTGCAGCGTTTTGGGTGATCCTTCATAAAACACCGTTCGGGAGAAAAACGTATGCGATCGGCGGAAACGAGAAAGCCGCGATCATCTCCGGAATCAAAGTGACAAAAGTAAAAGTTATGATCTATTCATTAGCAGGGCTTTTAGCAGCACTAGCTGGAGCGATTCTTACTTCACGTTTGAACTCTGCTCAACCGACTGCCGGCACATCGTATGAACTCGATGCGATCGCAGCTGTTGTTCTTGGTGGAACAAGCTTATCTGGAGGACGCGGACTGATCGTCGGAACACTGATCGGTGCATTGATCATCGGAACGTTGAACAACGGTTTGAATCTATTAGGTGTATCATCATTCTTCCAAATGGTCGTAAAAGGAATCGTAATCCTAATTGCAGTATTGATCGACCGTAAAAAAGCAGCGTAG
- the rbsB gene encoding ribose ABC transporter substrate-binding protein RbsB: MKKALLLIMSLSVFLLGACSLEPPSWAKPAKKGDGEKIKIGLSVSTLNNPFFVSMKNGVIDEAKKQGAEVIVVDAQNDSAKQVNDVEDLLQQGIDALLINPTDSAAISTAVQSANNLDVPVVTLDRSTDKGDVATLVASDNVKGGQMAGDFIVEQLGEGAKVAELEGVPGASATRERGKGFHNVADQKLDVVAKQTADFDRTKGLNVMENVLQGNPDIKAVFAHNDEMALGALQAINSSGRDVLVVGFDGNEDAINAVKEGKLAATVAQQPDLIGELAVKAASDVLAGKKVEKKIAAPLKLMVKE, encoded by the coding sequence ATGAAAAAAGCTTTATTACTCATCATGTCTTTATCTGTTTTCTTATTGGGTGCCTGTTCTTTAGAGCCCCCTTCATGGGCAAAGCCGGCTAAAAAAGGGGACGGAGAAAAGATTAAAATCGGTCTATCCGTTTCAACGCTTAACAATCCATTCTTCGTATCGATGAAAAACGGCGTGATCGATGAAGCGAAAAAACAAGGTGCCGAAGTGATCGTCGTCGATGCACAGAATGATTCTGCGAAACAAGTAAACGATGTAGAAGATCTTTTGCAGCAAGGCATTGACGCTCTGTTGATCAATCCAACCGATTCAGCAGCGATCTCAACCGCTGTTCAATCTGCGAACAACCTTGATGTTCCGGTTGTCACACTAGACCGTTCAACAGATAAAGGAGATGTCGCTACTCTTGTTGCCTCTGATAATGTAAAAGGCGGCCAGATGGCTGGTGACTTTATTGTGGAGCAGCTCGGTGAAGGTGCGAAAGTGGCTGAATTAGAAGGGGTACCTGGTGCTTCTGCCACACGTGAGCGCGGAAAAGGATTCCACAATGTAGCTGATCAAAAGTTAGATGTTGTTGCCAAACAAACGGCTGACTTTGATCGAACAAAAGGATTAAACGTTATGGAGAACGTTCTTCAAGGAAATCCAGATATTAAAGCGGTTTTCGCCCATAACGATGAGATGGCGCTAGGCGCACTTCAAGCGATCAACAGCTCTGGTCGAGATGTGCTTGTAGTTGGCTTTGACGGAAATGAAGATGCGATCAATGCTGTAAAAGAAGGAAAACTCGCAGCAACCGTCGCACAGCAGCCTGACCTGATCGGCGAACTCGCTGTAAAAGCCGCATCCGACGTACTAGCAGGAAAGAAAGTAGAAAAGAAAATTGCTGCACCACTTAAGTTGATGGTGAAAGAATAA
- the prmC gene encoding peptide chain release factor N(5)-glutamine methyltransferase: MSTKVHEALAWASSFLAENGRESFAAEILMRHVLGDVNRTEMLMRLHDVMSEENESLLKAAVARHVEGEPVQYITGKEEFYGRTFSVNEEVLIPRPETEELVEHILTLISDHFREDETVAVADIGTGSGAISISLALENNRLNVYTVDIAEESIEVAKGNADRLGAEVTFLHGDLLQPFMSSGEKLDVVVSNPPYIPDHEIAVLETIVKDREPMRALSGGEDGYVFYRRFMEELPLVLKEKAIVGFEVGAGQGETVASMLRVTFPGADVYVKEDISGKDRMVFAILGK; this comes from the coding sequence ATGAGTACAAAAGTTCATGAAGCCCTCGCGTGGGCTTCTTCTTTTTTAGCTGAAAACGGACGCGAAAGTTTTGCTGCAGAAATTTTGATGAGACATGTTTTAGGGGATGTGAATCGAACAGAGATGCTCATGCGCCTACATGATGTGATGAGTGAAGAGAATGAGTCGCTACTTAAAGCGGCCGTTGCTCGCCATGTTGAAGGAGAGCCTGTTCAATATATTACTGGTAAAGAAGAATTTTACGGTCGGACGTTCTCTGTGAACGAAGAAGTCTTAATTCCAAGACCAGAAACAGAAGAGTTGGTCGAGCACATCCTAACGCTGATCTCCGACCATTTTCGTGAGGATGAGACGGTTGCTGTTGCAGATATCGGAACAGGCAGCGGAGCCATTTCGATCTCATTAGCATTGGAAAATAATCGACTGAACGTATATACGGTTGATATTGCTGAGGAATCGATTGAGGTAGCAAAAGGAAACGCAGATCGACTTGGTGCAGAAGTTACATTCCTGCACGGAGACCTTTTACAGCCTTTTATGAGTAGCGGGGAAAAGCTTGATGTTGTCGTATCGAATCCGCCTTACATTCCTGATCATGAGATCGCGGTTCTCGAGACGATCGTAAAAGATAGAGAGCCGATGAGGGCATTAAGCGGTGGGGAAGACGGCTATGTGTTTTATCGACGATTTATGGAAGAATTACCGCTCGTTTTGAAAGAAAAAGCGATCGTAGGCTTTGAAGTCGGAGCGGGGCAGGGCGAGACGGTAGCGAGTATGCTTCGTGTCACGTTCCCTGGTGCGGATGTGTATGTAAAGGAAGACATCAGCGGCAAGGACCGCATGGTGTTCGCAATCCTCGGGAAATAA
- the prfA gene encoding peptide chain release factor 1, with translation MLERLETIEARYDKLNELLSDPEVINDTNKLRDYSKEQSSLQDTVAVYREYKEAKEQLDEAKLMLEDKLDAEMTAMVKEEISGLNQQIEEFTAQLKILLLPKDPNDDKNVIVEVRGAAGGDEAALFAGDLYRMYTRYAEMQGWKSEVIEASYTELGGYKEIIFMINGAGAYSKLKYENGAHRVQRVPSTESGGRIHTSTATVAVLPEAEEVEVEIHEKDVRVDTFTSSGPGGQSVNTTQSAVRLTHVPTGTVVSCQDEKSQIKNKEKAMKVLRARVYDKIQREIQKEYDETRKSAVGSGDRSERIRTYNFPQNRVTDHRIGLTIQKLDQILLGKMDEFVEALITEDQTSKMKAQADA, from the coding sequence ATGTTAGAACGTTTAGAGACGATTGAAGCAAGATATGACAAGTTAAATGAATTACTCAGTGATCCTGAGGTTATAAATGATACGAACAAGCTCCGCGATTATTCTAAAGAGCAATCTTCCCTTCAAGATACGGTAGCGGTTTACCGCGAGTATAAGGAAGCGAAAGAGCAGTTAGATGAAGCAAAATTGATGCTTGAAGATAAGCTTGATGCAGAGATGACAGCGATGGTAAAAGAAGAGATTTCAGGGCTTAACCAACAGATCGAAGAATTTACGGCTCAGTTAAAAATTCTATTGCTTCCAAAAGACCCGAACGACGACAAGAACGTTATCGTCGAGGTTCGTGGTGCAGCAGGTGGAGACGAGGCAGCCCTTTTCGCTGGCGACCTTTACCGTATGTACACCCGTTATGCAGAGATGCAAGGATGGAAGTCTGAAGTAATCGAAGCTTCCTACACAGAACTTGGTGGATACAAAGAGATCATCTTTATGATCAATGGTGCTGGTGCTTATTCGAAGCTAAAATATGAAAACGGCGCACACCGTGTTCAGCGTGTCCCTTCAACAGAATCAGGCGGACGTATTCATACGTCAACAGCAACGGTTGCTGTACTTCCAGAGGCTGAGGAAGTTGAAGTTGAGATTCATGAAAAAGACGTTCGTGTTGATACGTTTACATCATCTGGTCCTGGGGGTCAGTCTGTAAACACGACCCAATCAGCGGTTCGTTTAACACACGTTCCTACAGGTACGGTTGTATCGTGTCAGGATGAGAAATCACAGATCAAGAACAAAGAAAAAGCGATGAAGGTTCTTCGTGCACGTGTATATGATAAGATTCAGCGCGAAATACAAAAAGAGTACGATGAAACACGTAAGAGTGCGGTTGGTTCAGGTGACCGTTCAGAGCGTATTCGTACGTACAATTTCCCGCAAAACCGTGTTACCGATCACCGTATCGGTCTAACGATTCAAAAGCTTGATCAGATCCTTCTTGGTAAGATGGATGAGTTCGTTGAAGCATTGATTACAGAAGACCAAACAAGCAAGATGAAAGCTCAGGCGGACGCGTAA
- a CDS encoding MOSC domain-containing protein — MKGNIASLNIKLPEEFETQNKTFFTAYNKTPQHQPVYLHKTHFEGDGVGDTKHHGGVDKAVCVYPFEHYEKWTTELDLEVPLSIPSFGENFTVKGLLEDDVCIGDVFSVGGAIVQITQPRQPCQTLASILCRPDMIKKVVDKGRTGYYLRVLQEGLVAAGDEMLLIEKHHACISVTETNQIKYGFTKDAEKVQRLIDVKELAESMRESLQKRKM, encoded by the coding sequence ATGAAGGGAAATATAGCTTCGTTAAACATTAAGTTACCAGAAGAATTTGAGACTCAAAATAAAACTTTTTTTACAGCCTACAATAAAACGCCGCAACATCAGCCTGTTTATTTACATAAAACTCATTTTGAAGGTGACGGAGTAGGAGATACGAAGCATCATGGCGGAGTTGATAAAGCGGTATGTGTGTATCCGTTTGAGCACTATGAAAAGTGGACGACAGAACTGGATTTAGAGGTACCGTTATCCATCCCTTCATTTGGAGAAAATTTTACCGTTAAGGGTCTTTTGGAGGATGATGTTTGTATCGGTGACGTGTTTTCAGTGGGTGGAGCGATCGTGCAGATCACTCAGCCTCGTCAGCCTTGTCAGACATTAGCTTCTATTCTTTGTCGACCAGATATGATAAAAAAAGTAGTGGATAAGGGACGAACGGGTTATTACCTGCGTGTTTTACAAGAAGGGTTAGTTGCAGCTGGTGATGAGATGTTGTTGATTGAAAAACATCATGCATGTATTTCTGTAACAGAAACCAATCAGATCAAGTATGGTTTTACAAAAGATGCGGAAAAAGTTCAAAGATTGATCGATGTGAAAGAATTGGCGGAATCGATGAGAGAGTCTCTACAAAAAAGGAAAATGTAA
- a CDS encoding FAD-dependent oxidoreductase has product MKYCIIGGDAAGMSAAMQIVRNEKDADITILEKGGIYSYGQCGLPYVVGGLIPSTDELIARSIETFREKYGMDARTFHEVKAIDTNSKTVSGVHTKTGQSFEVSYDKLLVATGVSPIIPKQWTGLHLKGIYPLKTIPDAEELMAGLKDVQNVTIIGGGYIGLEMAENVLRLGKKVRIIQRSNQLGNIFDHDFAPFLHEEAEKHGIELCLEEEVLGFKGDDHVQFVKTAKKDYPTDLVIVSVGVSPNTGFLKETDVALSEQGVIVVNEAMETSVDGIYAAGDCATHYHRVKKLNDHIPLGTTANKQGRIAGLNMVGVKKPFRGIVGTSIIQFMDLTLGKTGLSNKEAEKLNIPFAEIKITSKSHAGYYPDPKKLEIKLTYHKETKKLLGAQIIGEEGVDKRIDVLATALYHEMDVEELADLDLAYAPPYNGSWDPIQQAARRLGK; this is encoded by the coding sequence ATGAAATATTGCATTATTGGTGGAGATGCGGCTGGTATGAGTGCCGCTATGCAGATTGTTCGGAATGAAAAAGATGCTGACATCACGATTCTTGAAAAAGGCGGTATCTATTCTTATGGACAATGCGGACTTCCTTATGTTGTAGGCGGGCTCATCCCTTCTACTGACGAACTTATCGCTCGCAGTATCGAGACGTTCAGAGAAAAATACGGCATGGATGCTCGTACGTTTCACGAAGTAAAAGCTATAGATACCAACTCTAAAACCGTCTCTGGTGTACATACGAAGACAGGGCAATCGTTTGAGGTGTCATACGATAAACTCTTAGTTGCGACGGGGGTTAGTCCGATCATACCGAAACAGTGGACAGGATTACATCTTAAGGGAATCTATCCGCTTAAGACGATTCCCGATGCCGAGGAACTTATGGCCGGGTTAAAAGATGTTCAGAATGTAACCATCATAGGCGGAGGATATATCGGTCTTGAAATGGCCGAAAACGTACTAAGACTCGGGAAAAAGGTACGTATCATCCAGCGCAGCAACCAACTTGGAAATATCTTTGATCACGATTTTGCTCCTTTCCTTCATGAAGAAGCAGAGAAACATGGGATCGAACTTTGTTTAGAAGAAGAAGTGCTCGGTTTTAAAGGTGACGATCACGTTCAATTTGTAAAAACAGCTAAAAAAGATTATCCAACAGACCTTGTGATCGTGTCGGTCGGTGTGTCACCCAACACAGGCTTTTTAAAAGAAACGGACGTGGCACTCAGTGAACAAGGAGTCATCGTCGTAAATGAGGCGATGGAAACCAGTGTGGATGGAATCTATGCGGCAGGTGATTGCGCGACTCACTATCACCGAGTAAAAAAACTGAATGATCATATTCCATTGGGGACGACAGCAAATAAGCAAGGACGTATCGCCGGATTAAACATGGTTGGGGTGAAGAAACCGTTCAGAGGAATCGTAGGAACTTCTATCATCCAATTCATGGATCTAACACTTGGAAAAACTGGATTATCAAATAAAGAAGCAGAAAAACTGAACATTCCTTTTGCAGAAATCAAGATAACTTCAAAAAGTCATGCTGGTTATTATCCGGATCCAAAGAAGTTAGAAATAAAATTAACGTATCACAAAGAAACAAAGAAGCTCCTAGGTGCGCAAATCATCGGTGAAGAGGGAGTTGATAAACGAATCGACGTGCTCGCAACAGCTCTTTATCACGAGATGGATGTTGAGGAATTGGCAGATTTGGACTTGGCCTACGCCCCTCCTTATAACGGGTCATGGGATCCCATCCAGCAAGCTGCTCGAAGACTTGGGAAATAA